A genomic window from Apium graveolens cultivar Ventura unplaced genomic scaffold, ASM990537v1 ctg8744, whole genome shotgun sequence includes:
- the LOC141705284 gene encoding pectinesterase-like, producing the protein MAFNNKVGIIGFCLVLLVAEVVAQDDPGSSGGSSGGGGGGGSAGGSSVAGGGGVSAGGAISGGVAGGGGVDGASGAGGGVDGASGAGGGGGAGVGGDSGGGAAGGGGMAGGGVLGGGGGGLFGGGGLFRGGGGGGGGPFQGGPKELIKNGLNFAVTHIQEQVLKSPLLVDAANDPQTAQAHLVCMDVLNRSIADLRRSFDRVNLFDFNLDDLEERLFDLKVWLSSASKGQNTCTDAFEKTSGPTSDRIKALLRTSKDLTVTGFTMIDRLSAFLQGLKGQQGAGGQGQQGVSPRKLLQVPMPPDQVPAWTKPTWKNILQGNAAKSKAHAVVAANGSGKFKTINEAVKTIPPNNPDLYIIYIKAGVYAENVVITKTQINVMLIGDGPTATKVTSSRSEKRGYNTLQSATLGVDGFSCLIKDIGFENTAHPEEGPAVALRVASDKAVIVNCHMTGFQDTLFAQVYRQYYKDCVISGTIDFVFGGGVAIFKGCKAIARKPASGQANMIVAQNREFPNDISGIVLDNCGINAEPALASDKGTQTFLGRPWKPYSRMVIMNSNIDGFINASGWDIWLPNQPNTQNSFIGEYNNKGPGADCSKRVKWPSIKKLSSSDVNTFSPPAFLKGDSWIIPSGISY; encoded by the exons ATGGCTTTCAACAATAAAGTTGGGATTATAGGTTTTTGTTTGGTCCTCCTGGTGGCGGAGGTGGTTGCTCAAGATGATCCCGGTTCCTCAGGTGGCTCAAGTGGTGGAGGTGGTGGAGGTGGCAGTGCAGGTGGCAGCAGTGTAGCAGGTGGTGGAGGTGTCAGTGCAGGTGGTGCAATTAGCGGCGGTGTAGCAGGTGGTGGAGGTGTGGACGGTGCAAGTGGAGCTGGTGGCGGTGTGGACGGTGCAAGTGGAGCAGGTGGAGGCGGTGGAGCAGGTGTTGGAGGTGACAGTGGAGGGGGAGCAGCTGGCGGTGGTGGCATGGCTGGAGGCGGTGTCTTGGGTGGCGGAGGTGGGGGGCTATTTGGCGGAGGGGGCCTATTCCGTGGAGGTGGTGGTGGCGGAGGTGGTCCTTTCCAAGGTGGCCCAAAAGAATTAATAAAGAACGGGTTGAATTTTGCAGTTACCCATATTCAGGAGCAAGTTTTGAAATCACCATTGCTAGTAGACGCAGCTAACGATCCACAAACAGCCCAAGCTCATCTTGTTTGCATGGATGTTCTTAACCGATCAATAGCAGATTTAAGGAGATCTTTCGATAGGGTAAATCTGTTTGATTTTAATCTTGATGATTTGGAAGAACGTCTTTTTGATCTCAAAGTATGGTTGTCTAGTGccagtaaaggtcaaaatacTTGCACCGATGCTTTTGAGAAAACAAGCGGTCCAACATCCGATAGAATCAAGGCCCTTTTAAGAACATCGAAAGACTTGACAGTTACTGGTTTTACTATGATTGACAGATTATCCGCTTTTCTACAAGGTCTGAAAGGACAGCAAGGTGCAGGTGGACAGGGACAACAAGGTGTTAGTCCGCGAAAACTGTTACAGGTGCCAATGCCACCAGACCAGGTTCCTGCCTGGACCAAGCCGACTTGGAAAAATATTCTTCAAGGCAACGCTGCTAAAAGTAAGGCTCATGCGGTTGTCGCAGCAAATGGTTCTGGGAAATTTAAAACTATTAATGAAGCTGTTAAAACAATTCCACCAAATAATCCAGACCTTTATATAATATACATTAAGGCTGGTGTGTATGCTGAAAACGTTGTAATTACCAAAACTCAGATTAACGTTATGTTAATCGGAGATGGCCCAACTGCAACCAAGGTCACTAGTTCGAGATCTGAGAAGAGAGGTTATAACACACTGCAATCTGCAACTCTTG GAGTGGATGGATTCAGTTGCTTGATAAAGGACATTGGATTTGAGAACACAGCACATCCAGAAGAAGGCCCAGCGGTAGCCCTTCGAGTAGCATCAGACAAAGCTGTTATTGTCAACTGCCATATGACTGGTTTCCAAGACACTCTGTTCGCTCAAGTTTACCGACAATACTACAAGGATTGCGTCATCTCAGGCACCATTGATTTCGTTTTTGGAGGCGGGGTTGCCATCTTTAAAGGCTGCAAAGCAATTGCGAGAAAACCTGCCTCTGGACAGGCTAACATGATCGTAGCACAAAACCGAGAATTCCCTAATGACATATCAGGAATAGTACTAGACAACTGTGGTATTAATGCAGAACCTGCTCTAGCTTCTGATAAGGGGACTCAAACTTTCTTAGGCCGCCCTTGGAAGCCCTATTCAAGGATGGTTATAATGAATAGTAATATCGACGGTTTTATCAATGCATCAGGATGGGATATTTGGCTTCCCAACCAACCCAACACACAAAATTCATTTATTGGAGAGTATAACAACAAAGGCCCTGGTGCAGATTGTTCTAAGAGAGTGAAATGGCCTTCTATTAAGAAACTAAGTTCTAGTGATGTTAATACTTTTTCTCCTCCAGCTTTCCTCAAAGGGGATTCCTGGATTATACCTAGCGGTATTTCTTATTAG